A genomic window from Silene latifolia isolate original U9 population chromosome Y, ASM4854445v1, whole genome shotgun sequence includes:
- the LOC141634302 gene encoding uncharacterized protein LOC141634302 isoform X1, with amino-acid sequence MNQVFCQEWCRGCLPLEILLLMLGIIRGHNATLWVQNFDNRYEVRAIGALGYVLTSSFLISENILALITVNVHATLTMIFNSLGFTTVPSMTTIYGIFGTLLLMNCCFFVFLLHILYALFLTRLGMKSSLMMPKWLEHAL; translated from the exons ATGAATCAAGTGTTCTGTCAGGAGTGGTGCCGGGGTTGTTTACCATTGGAGATTCTTCTGTTGATGCTGGGAATAATAAGGGGTCACAATGCTACGCTTTGGGTGCAGAACTTTGACAACCGTTACGAA GTTAGAGCAATCGGGGCATTGGGATATGTTCTGACATCGTCATTCCTCATAAGTGAAAACATACTTGCACTG ATCACCGTCAATGTACACGCCACGCTAACAATGATATTCAACTCATTGGGCTTCACCACGGTTCCATCAATGACTACAATATACGGCATATTTGGTACCCTG CTCTTGATGAACTGTTGCTTCTTTGTGTTTCTGCTTCATATCCTATACGCCTTGTTCTTGACCAGACTCGGAATGAAGTCTTCATTGATGATGCCAAAATGGTTGGAGCATGCTCTCTAG
- the LOC141634302 gene encoding uncharacterized protein LOC141634302 isoform X2 — MLRFGCRTLTTVTKLRVNWRLSIFLCTLVRAIGALGYVLTSSFLISENILALITVNVHATLTMIFNSLGFTTVPSMTTIYGIFGTLLLMNCCFFVFLLHILYALFLTRLGMKSSLMMPKWLEHAL, encoded by the exons ATGCTACGCTTTGGGTGCAGAACTTTGACAACCGTTACGAA ATTGCGAGTGAACTGGCGTCTTTCAATCTTCTTATGCACATTG GTTAGAGCAATCGGGGCATTGGGATATGTTCTGACATCGTCATTCCTCATAAGTGAAAACATACTTGCACTG ATCACCGTCAATGTACACGCCACGCTAACAATGATATTCAACTCATTGGGCTTCACCACGGTTCCATCAATGACTACAATATACGGCATATTTGGTACCCTG CTCTTGATGAACTGTTGCTTCTTTGTGTTTCTGCTTCATATCCTATACGCCTTGTTCTTGACCAGACTCGGAATGAAGTCTTCATTGATGATGCCAAAATGGTTGGAGCATGCTCTCTAG